From Toxorhynchites rutilus septentrionalis strain SRP chromosome 2, ASM2978413v1, whole genome shotgun sequence, a single genomic window includes:
- the LOC129764510 gene encoding lysozyme-like yields the protein MKRFSIFVALATILVVLHDGAEARTFSECQLAKLLRTTYHFDRVKVNNFVCLAAAESSLSTTKTHRNRNGSTDYGLFQINNRYWCSTPGYRSASNVCQVACSDLMKDDITKAVNCANKVYARHGYNAWEGWKAKCKNGVKDLSYCM from the exons ATGAAACGATTTTCCATATTCGTCGCCTTGGCCACCATATTGGTGGTGCTCCACGATGGGGCAGAAGCCAGAACCTTTAGCGAGTGTCAACTTGCGAAGCTACTGCGCACCACGTACCACTTCGACCGGGTAAAGGTAAACAATTTCGTCTGTCTGGCAGCGGCCGAAAGTTCGCTGTCTACCACCAAAACCCACCGGAATCGGAACGGATCGACCGACTACGGGCTGTTCCAGATCAACAACAGGTACTGGTGTAGCACTCCTGGCTATAGGTCAGCATCCAATGTGTGTCAGGTGGCCTGCTCGG ATCTGATGAAGGACGATATCACTAAGGCGGTCAACTGTGCCAATAAGGTATACGCTCGCCATGGTTATAACGCCTGGGAAGGGTGGAAAGCCAAGTGCAAGAACGGCGTGAAGGACCTCTCTTACTGTATGTGA
- the LOC129764509 gene encoding lysozyme-like, whose product MKLFCRSNLFILVALLASFIEAKKFDKCSLAKALLSQGFSKNDLRNWVCLVQNESGMDTTKKNNNRNGSTDWGLFQINDRYWCDPQDKNKKTSNECKVKCVDLLSDNIAPASTCAKKIFKRHGFKAWYGWINKCQGKPLPDLSKCKL is encoded by the exons ATGAAATTGTTCTGCAGAAGTAACCTATTCATCCTTGTGGCACTTTTGGCCAGCTTCATCGAAGCGAAAAAGTTCGACAAATGTTCCCTGGCCAAGGCTTTGCTGAGTCAGGGATTCAGCAAAAATGACTTGAGAAACT GGGTCTGCTTGGTGCAAAATGAAAGCGGCATGGATACCACCAAAAAGAACAACAACCGCAACGGTTCCACCGACTGGGGTCTGTTCCAAATCAATGACCGGTACTGGTGTGACCCGCAGGACAAGAATAAGAAAACCAGCAACGAGTGCAAAGTGAAATGCGTTG ATCTTCTATCGGATAACATAGCCCCAGCCTCAACCTGTGCCAAGAAAATCTTCAAACGCCACGGTTTCAAGGCTTGGTATGGatggatcaataagtgccaagGCAAGCCGCTTCCGGATTTGAGCAAGTGTAAATTGTAG